The proteins below come from a single uncultured Carboxylicivirga sp. genomic window:
- a CDS encoding ATP-binding cassette domain-containing protein — MSDCLSKSIKILQKEYPMVVDFLSSFNLKPEVDSKSFTEIVNELPASYFEDQATDADQLFELFQEFIKGLEDTQTVQSIDSLEVLPGKDKSGNSESCNLNLIPGEITCIVGPTGSGKSRLLADIEWLANKDTPTGRTVLINGETADDSKIAQMGGKLIAQITQNMNFVLDMSVEEFLRMHAQSHFMLNVEEVITEVIKLANDLSGEPFQPDTPVTFLSGGQSRALMIADVACVGQAPIVLIDEIENAGVNKKKSLDLLVKKDKIVLMATHDPLLILLADKRVVIKNGGMHKVIETNSIERDFYSELEQLDNKLQLTKDYFRYGNELKKVGDIY; from the coding sequence ATGAGTGATTGTTTATCAAAATCAATAAAGATACTTCAGAAAGAATATCCGATGGTAGTAGATTTCCTATCATCGTTTAACTTGAAACCAGAAGTTGATAGTAAGAGTTTTACTGAGATTGTTAATGAATTACCTGCATCTTATTTCGAAGATCAGGCTACTGATGCAGATCAATTGTTTGAGCTATTCCAAGAGTTTATTAAAGGTTTGGAAGATACTCAAACGGTACAATCAATTGATAGTTTGGAGGTGTTACCAGGCAAGGATAAAAGCGGAAATTCAGAATCGTGCAACCTGAATTTAATTCCCGGTGAAATAACTTGTATTGTGGGGCCAACAGGTTCTGGTAAAAGTCGACTATTGGCAGATATTGAATGGCTGGCAAATAAAGATACACCTACCGGAAGAACAGTTTTGATTAATGGTGAAACAGCCGATGATAGCAAAATTGCACAAATGGGAGGTAAGCTAATAGCTCAGATTACTCAAAATATGAATTTTGTGCTGGATATGAGTGTAGAAGAATTCCTCAGGATGCATGCTCAAAGTCACTTTATGCTGAATGTGGAAGAAGTGATTACAGAGGTAATCAAACTAGCAAATGATCTTTCGGGAGAACCATTTCAGCCTGATACACCGGTTACTTTTTTAAGTGGTGGCCAATCCAGAGCCTTGATGATTGCCGATGTGGCTTGTGTTGGTCAGGCTCCCATTGTTTTAATTGACGAAATTGAAAATGCTGGAGTAAACAAAAAGAAGTCGCTTGATTTGCTGGTAAAGAAAGATAAAATTGTATTGATGGCTACCCACGATCCTCTTTTGATTCTTTTGGCTGATAAAAGAGTGGTGATCAAAAACGGAGGAATGCACAAAGTAATTGAAACCAATTCTATAGAACGCGATTTCTATTCTGAATTGGAGCAACTTGATAATAAATTACAACTCACAAAAGATTACTTCCGGTATGGGAATGAGTTAAAGAAGGTAGGGGATATTTATTAG
- a CDS encoding ABC transporter substrate-binding protein gives MEINKHTLINELLAEVPEAMEQLYPYREQIKTGNTIADLAQTANISCSALLCGLQRVIKRATLDACDYEVMKRKLIKSNAVNVAGYVAFLWQHDFVAEMKRKAGELNIELNIQIFQKHQKKQFQNYLALCESSDDLPDLLIGKGFSSLMTHQFVDRFVNSGIYQHSPASTDWGTVFKESNIKDADNHYHPFGVEEMVMLYDKTATSSVPMPECWSDILEEKYKDSIMQMGKNRRDHFGFNMMLFLYANWGEEAIRRYASNVKDKKHFSSIIRNVGSHHQDSAPLSVVHQFTSLFVRSDVRQNVEVVKTKDGNPVSCYFYLAKNNASDETMKMAEHLYSPQVKSIIEKCGSTHITSNELYSGAKTINWIGWDKLKSLPMPFLKEHLSEIAYEHYKAEYTEC, from the coding sequence ATGGAGATAAATAAGCACACATTAATAAATGAATTGTTAGCCGAAGTCCCTGAAGCGATGGAGCAGTTATATCCATATCGCGAACAGATAAAAACGGGCAATACAATTGCAGATTTGGCTCAGACTGCTAATATCTCATGTTCAGCTTTACTATGCGGACTACAGCGGGTGATAAAAAGGGCCACTTTGGATGCTTGCGATTATGAGGTTATGAAGCGAAAACTGATTAAATCTAATGCTGTTAATGTGGCCGGGTATGTTGCTTTTTTATGGCAACATGATTTTGTTGCAGAGATGAAACGAAAAGCTGGGGAGTTAAATATTGAATTGAATATTCAGATATTTCAGAAGCATCAGAAAAAACAATTTCAAAACTATCTTGCTTTATGTGAGTCATCTGATGATTTGCCTGATCTATTGATTGGTAAAGGTTTTAGCTCATTAATGACACATCAATTTGTAGATCGTTTCGTCAATTCAGGTATCTATCAGCACTCACCCGCTTCGACTGATTGGGGAACGGTTTTCAAAGAATCAAACATAAAAGATGCCGATAATCATTATCATCCATTTGGAGTGGAAGAAATGGTAATGTTGTACGATAAAACGGCTACTTCATCAGTACCTATGCCTGAGTGTTGGAGCGATATTTTGGAAGAAAAGTATAAGGATAGCATTATGCAGATGGGAAAGAACAGGCGCGATCATTTTGGATTTAATATGATGCTGTTTCTATATGCCAATTGGGGAGAAGAAGCTATTAGGAGGTATGCTTCTAATGTAAAGGATAAAAAACATTTTTCAAGCATTATACGCAATGTGGGTTCTCATCATCAGGATTCTGCTCCATTAAGTGTTGTACATCAGTTTACCAGCTTGTTTGTTCGAAGTGATGTTCGTCAAAATGTTGAAGTAGTAAAAACAAAAGACGGTAATCCTGTAAGTTGTTATTTCTACTTGGCAAAGAACAATGCCAGTGATGAAACAATGAAGATGGCTGAGCATTTGTATTCACCCCAGGTAAAATCAATTATCGAAAAATGTGGATCAACACATATCACATCCAATGAACTTTATTCAGGAGCAAAAACAATCAATTGGATAGGATGGGACAAATTAAAAAGTTTGCCCATGCCTTTTTTGAAAGAACATCTCAGCGAAATCGCCTACGAACATTACAAGGCTGAGTATACGGAATGTTAA
- a CDS encoding EFR1 family ferrodoxin (N-terminal region resembles flavodoxins. C-terminal ferrodoxin region binds two 4Fe-4S clusters.), translating to MNTALYYFSGTGNSLSVARSINNQLEGSELLPIVGCLKQKPVKVNAQRVGIIFPLHFMTVPRIVHEFLKEAQFVNAEYIFAVVTGLNPKIGNALSQIEKYLNKAGVKFNAGYFIPMVAAHFPYVKLSKIKEPQKLYQEAKDKVLKISESILQLKNEFDKEAAVFGDLKLLVSKKQEHKESFLSVGEGCIRCGYCMQVCPFQNIRLNGKQVEWLDNCHQCLACLHFCSRSVIEYKKLSIGQPRKHHPSVSLNDIALQRQIP from the coding sequence ATGAATACAGCTTTGTATTATTTCTCGGGGACCGGTAATAGTTTAAGTGTGGCGCGTTCCATTAATAATCAACTAGAAGGAAGTGAGCTATTACCAATTGTGGGGTGCTTAAAACAGAAACCTGTAAAAGTAAATGCCCAAAGAGTGGGCATTATTTTTCCTCTTCATTTTATGACTGTTCCGCGCATTGTGCACGAGTTCTTAAAAGAAGCACAATTTGTAAATGCAGAATATATTTTTGCTGTTGTAACCGGTTTAAATCCCAAAATTGGGAATGCACTATCGCAGATTGAGAAATATCTGAATAAGGCAGGGGTAAAATTTAATGCTGGTTATTTTATTCCTATGGTGGCTGCCCATTTTCCATATGTGAAACTTTCAAAAATAAAAGAACCTCAAAAACTTTATCAGGAAGCAAAGGATAAAGTATTAAAGATAAGTGAAAGTATTCTTCAGCTGAAAAACGAGTTCGATAAAGAAGCAGCTGTTTTTGGCGATCTCAAACTTCTAGTGTCAAAAAAGCAGGAACATAAAGAAAGCTTTTTGTCAGTTGGAGAGGGCTGCATACGTTGCGGATATTGCATGCAGGTTTGTCCTTTTCAGAATATAAGATTAAACGGCAAACAAGTTGAATGGCTGGATAATTGTCATCAATGTTTGGCTTGTCTGCACTTTTGCTCACGATCGGTTATAGAGTATAAAAAATTATCGATTGGCCAACCTCGAAAGCATCATCCTTCTGTTTCACTTAACGATATAGCTTTGCAGAGGCAGATTCCCTAA
- a CDS encoding ABC transporter substrate-binding protein, which produces MITGNENLLQIAEAYPEIINEFENQGLGNYFKTDNLHKIGKFIKLNTVLSSHKIDPVLFIESINKQLENQTEQDVLVETDLGSLDFSAMLPCGLRNPFKEYCESYFASYPTLFSELKMLIEGNVNHELSYYPLLDSIEDVDELPDVIMASDINNFFHKPFVERFIEKGAFEAYQPYDLNPYLEKVDYSDPLGYYTMFTANMLVMVVDKKQLGDRKIPEKWSDLLAPEFENSIIMRGEDDFFCNAVLLPFYKDNGMEAIAKLAKNIVKGMHPAEMVKDANKKDGGEAAVYIMPWFFSKRIKNDEVEVVWPIDGAIASPVFLLVKKGKAEEKDALLNFLMSKETGELLRDRFFPSTHPDCINNHLHDEVKWLGWDFLRQHDVGQLKDEIRTEFMKVWVNK; this is translated from the coding sequence ATGATTACCGGGAATGAAAATCTATTACAAATAGCTGAAGCTTATCCTGAAATTATTAACGAATTTGAAAACCAAGGATTAGGCAACTATTTTAAGACTGATAATTTGCATAAAATTGGGAAGTTTATCAAACTAAACACTGTATTATCTTCTCACAAAATTGATCCGGTTCTTTTTATAGAATCAATAAATAAGCAACTGGAAAATCAAACTGAGCAGGATGTATTAGTTGAAACAGATTTGGGTAGCCTAGATTTTTCGGCCATGTTACCATGTGGACTTCGTAATCCTTTTAAAGAATATTGTGAGTCTTACTTTGCCAGCTATCCAACTTTATTTAGCGAATTAAAAATGCTAATTGAGGGTAATGTAAATCACGAATTATCCTATTATCCACTTTTGGATAGTATAGAAGATGTTGATGAATTGCCCGATGTTATTATGGCATCTGATATCAATAATTTCTTTCATAAGCCTTTTGTCGAAAGGTTTATCGAAAAAGGTGCGTTTGAAGCTTATCAGCCATACGATTTAAATCCTTATCTGGAAAAGGTAGATTATTCCGATCCTTTAGGATATTACACCATGTTTACAGCCAATATGTTGGTAATGGTTGTGGATAAAAAACAGTTAGGTGATAGGAAAATACCTGAGAAATGGTCGGATTTGCTGGCTCCTGAATTTGAAAATAGCATTATCATGCGCGGCGAGGATGATTTCTTCTGTAATGCGGTTCTTCTCCCTTTTTATAAAGATAATGGAATGGAAGCTATCGCTAAACTCGCTAAAAATATTGTAAAAGGCATGCACCCGGCAGAGATGGTAAAAGATGCCAATAAAAAAGATGGAGGAGAAGCGGCTGTTTACATCATGCCTTGGTTCTTTTCAAAACGAATAAAGAATGATGAGGTAGAAGTGGTATGGCCTATTGATGGAGCCATTGCCAGTCCTGTATTTTTGCTGGTAAAAAAAGGAAAAGCTGAAGAAAAAGATGCCTTGTTAAACTTTCTGATGAGTAAAGAAACAGGCGAGTTATTGCGCGATCGTTTTTTCCCATCCACTCATCCTGATTGCATAAATAATCATTTACACGATGAAGTGAAATGGTTGGGCTGGGATTTTCTGCGTCAGCACGATGTGGGGCAATTAAAAGACGAGATTAGAACAGAATTTATGAAAGTATGGGTTAATAAATAA
- a CDS encoding GTP-binding protein yields the protein MATKLITVSGPPSSGKTSVIIKMVESLPQLKEKCGVIKFDCLSALDEEQYAKNGITTQTGLAGNLCPDHYFVSNIESCFVWARDKGFEVLVTESAGLCNRCAPHLKEVLAVCVLDNLSGINTPLKTGPMVKMADVVVVTKSDLVSQAEREVFRFKIQQVNSKCRVLFINGITGQGADRLAKLVVNANAFETTENLKLRFSMPAALCSYCLGETRVGEDFQIGLNRKIKL from the coding sequence ATGGCAACAAAACTGATTACTGTTTCAGGACCACCATCTTCTGGAAAAACATCGGTGATAATAAAAATGGTTGAGAGTTTACCTCAGTTGAAAGAGAAATGTGGGGTAATTAAGTTCGATTGCTTAAGTGCATTGGATGAGGAGCAATATGCAAAAAACGGAATTACTACTCAAACCGGATTGGCTGGTAATTTATGTCCTGATCATTATTTTGTTTCAAACATCGAATCTTGTTTTGTTTGGGCTCGCGATAAAGGTTTTGAAGTTTTGGTAACCGAAAGTGCCGGACTGTGTAATCGATGTGCACCTCACCTAAAAGAAGTACTGGCAGTTTGTGTTTTGGATAATTTAAGCGGTATCAATACTCCACTTAAAACAGGACCTATGGTTAAAATGGCCGATGTGGTTGTAGTGACAAAAAGCGATTTGGTTTCGCAGGCCGAAAGGGAAGTTTTTCGATTTAAAATACAGCAGGTAAATTCGAAGTGTAGGGTTTTATTTATTAATGGTATCACCGGACAGGGAGCTGATCGGTTGGCAAAACTGGTGGTTAATGCCAATGCTTTTGAAACAACCGAAAATCTTAAGTTGCGTTTCTCGATGCCGGCAGCATTGTGTTCGTATTGCCTTGGTGAGACACGTGTTGGAGAGGATTTTCAGATTGGGTTAAACCGAAAAATTAAGTTGTAG
- a CDS encoding ABC transporter substrate-binding protein, translating into MRNIILVLAMFFCTRLMARTITDMAGRQLSIPDRLDRVLPYDAKTSILLFSVAKSMMVAQANVPQTKAYLFIDEAYGNLPTVDIKNVEAVLSVNPQIIIAGTYSKKDVSRIQRLQDRTHIPVVIVDLSIDKLDKTYAFLGELFNNEDQCKPYVEYLHKVNSSVSAVMAKKSIEDIGVYYTIGGSGLMTDPSGSKHTEVLDYLKINNVAKVDIPTGGHANVNMEQVLEWNPDVIFTAGFKSNKNAFKAITTSSLWANVSAVKNDKVYKVPSQPFGWFDHPPSINRIPGILWLCQIFYGQSPELTQKQICEFYQLFYNYSLTAEEYQSLFK; encoded by the coding sequence ATGAGAAATATAATATTGGTCTTAGCAATGTTTTTTTGCACCAGACTTATGGCACGAACCATAACAGATATGGCTGGTCGGCAACTATCAATTCCCGATCGGTTGGATCGAGTGTTACCATACGATGCCAAAACTTCCATTTTGTTGTTTTCGGTGGCCAAAAGTATGATGGTAGCACAGGCAAATGTACCTCAAACCAAGGCTTATTTATTTATTGATGAAGCTTATGGCAACTTGCCAACCGTTGATATAAAAAATGTGGAGGCTGTTTTGTCGGTAAACCCTCAAATTATTATAGCTGGCACTTATTCTAAAAAAGATGTTTCAAGAATTCAACGCTTGCAGGATCGTACTCATATCCCGGTGGTTATTGTTGATTTATCCATCGATAAACTGGATAAGACATATGCTTTTCTGGGTGAGCTTTTTAATAACGAAGATCAATGTAAGCCTTATGTTGAGTATTTACATAAGGTTAATTCATCGGTGAGTGCTGTAATGGCGAAAAAGAGTATTGAGGATATCGGAGTTTATTACACCATTGGAGGTTCTGGTTTAATGACTGATCCATCGGGTTCGAAACACACCGAAGTGTTGGATTATTTAAAAATCAACAATGTAGCTAAAGTTGATATACCAACCGGAGGGCATGCCAACGTGAATATGGAGCAGGTTTTGGAATGGAATCCTGATGTAATATTTACGGCCGGTTTTAAATCAAATAAAAATGCCTTTAAAGCCATTACAACAAGTAGTTTATGGGCGAATGTATCGGCCGTGAAGAATGATAAAGTTTATAAAGTTCCTTCTCAACCTTTCGGATGGTTCGATCATCCACCTTCAATTAATCGTATACCTGGAATTTTGTGGTTATGTCAGATCTTTTATGGCCAGTCGCCAGAACTAACACAAAAGCAAATATGCGAGTTTTATCAGCTCTTTTATAATTATTCCTTAACGGCCGAAGAGTATCAATCCTTATTTAAATAA
- a CDS encoding ABC transporter ATP-binding protein: MITLSNVCCGYGSKRVLSDVNVILKEGELTCILGKNGIGKTTLFKSILGLLPILDGEITYDKKSLHQYSTKALAHLISYVPQAHGTPFPFSVLDVVLMGQHVHTSGVFGRPGRANVKKALSCVQTLGIEYLTHKSFSKISGGEKQMVLIARAMAQQPQFIAMDEPTANLDMGNCQKVMKVAQLLRNQGYGVIINTHSPEQALQYADKVIMLKDGKIASVGAPDEVLKSKTLSELYNTPVELIEASTSAGEKRKLIVTI; this comes from the coding sequence ATGATAACACTTTCAAATGTTTGTTGCGGATATGGAAGCAAGCGCGTTCTTTCGGATGTGAATGTTATTTTGAAAGAAGGCGAATTAACCTGCATATTAGGCAAGAACGGAATAGGAAAAACAACTTTGTTTAAAAGTATATTAGGTTTATTGCCTATATTAGACGGTGAAATAACGTACGACAAAAAATCACTTCATCAGTATTCGACAAAAGCCTTGGCACACTTAATAAGCTATGTGCCCCAGGCACACGGAACGCCCTTTCCGTTTTCGGTGTTGGATGTAGTATTGATGGGGCAGCATGTGCATACTTCCGGAGTATTTGGCAGGCCAGGTAGAGCCAATGTAAAAAAGGCTTTATCGTGTGTTCAAACTCTAGGGATTGAATATCTGACACATAAAAGTTTCTCGAAAATCAGTGGTGGCGAAAAGCAAATGGTTCTCATAGCCCGGGCTATGGCTCAGCAACCTCAGTTTATTGCTATGGATGAACCTACTGCCAACCTTGATATGGGAAATTGTCAGAAAGTAATGAAGGTTGCTCAGCTGTTGCGAAATCAAGGTTATGGAGTGATTATTAATACTCATTCGCCCGAGCAGGCTTTACAATATGCCGATAAAGTAATCATGCTTAAAGATGGTAAAATAGCGAGTGTGGGTGCTCCGGATGAGGTATTGAAATCAAAAACATTGAGCGAATTATACAATACTCCGGTAGAATTAATTGAAGCAAGCACGTCTGCCGGAGAAAAGCGAAAATTAATAGTAACCATATAA
- a CDS encoding sigma-70 family RNA polymerase sigma factor has protein sequence MPYIFKRNKQKRFEALYRTYAKSLYVLSLRYVANSFDAEEVVQRAFIKVFEKLDAFKEKNEKATKGWLNRIVINESLLLLREQKRIQLNDDNTFNEPFTDSLPDTDLSYQECLSLVRNLADGYRAVFNLYVIEGYSHKEIAAMLDISEASSRSQLTRARAYLQKQIKQLNYETEVIR, from the coding sequence ATGCCCTATATCTTCAAAAGAAATAAACAAAAACGATTCGAAGCACTTTATCGAACCTATGCAAAAAGCTTATATGTTTTGTCGTTGCGATATGTGGCAAATAGTTTTGATGCCGAAGAAGTAGTTCAACGAGCTTTTATCAAGGTATTTGAAAAGTTAGATGCATTCAAAGAAAAGAATGAAAAAGCCACAAAAGGCTGGTTGAACCGCATTGTTATTAATGAATCCCTTTTGTTGTTGCGAGAGCAAAAACGTATTCAGCTCAATGATGACAACACATTTAATGAACCTTTTACCGATTCGTTACCCGATACTGATCTGAGTTATCAGGAATGCTTATCGCTGGTGCGCAATTTGGCCGATGGTTACCGGGCCGTTTTTAACCTATACGTTATTGAAGGATACTCACACAAGGAAATAGCTGCCATGCTTGATATTTCCGAAGCTTCTTCGCGATCGCAATTAACGCGTGCACGTGCTTATTTGCAAAAACAAATTAAACAGTTGAATTATGAAACCGAAGTCATTAGATAA
- a CDS encoding iron ABC transporter permease: MRQRKIISTFTLLIVFSVVLTLASLMLGRFTVTFHDLMSFVKGIFVGQDQDSLRIYTVLVDIRLPRVLAAFLVGGTLAVTGATYQGMFRNPMVSPSILGVSAGSGFGAALAILIGMNAFFMQTFSFLFGVGAVAAVYLISMATGKKHEKCLTLILSGMIVATVFAALTSLLKYIADPEDALPSIVYWLMGGLSDIQLPDLKFITVVSIAGLVMLSLSGWKLDMLSFGDEEAQTLGINVERFRFVVVTVATLMTASAVSISGIIGWVGLVIPHISRMLVGSKNAVLLPASFFIGGLFLLIVDNFSRSVTNLEIPLGITTSLVGAPFFIFILIKTSKKP, encoded by the coding sequence ATGAGGCAGCGAAAGATCATATCTACTTTTACATTACTAATTGTGTTTAGTGTGGTTTTAACCTTAGCCTCACTAATGTTAGGTCGCTTTACTGTGACCTTTCATGATTTAATGAGTTTTGTAAAAGGAATTTTTGTTGGACAGGATCAGGATTCGTTAAGGATATACACGGTGTTGGTCGATATTAGATTACCTCGTGTATTGGCTGCTTTTTTAGTGGGAGGTACTTTAGCCGTAACGGGGGCTACCTATCAGGGAATGTTTCGTAACCCAATGGTTTCGCCATCGATATTGGGCGTTTCTGCCGGATCGGGCTTTGGTGCTGCATTGGCTATTCTTATTGGAATGAATGCTTTTTTTATGCAGACTTTCTCCTTTTTGTTTGGTGTAGGAGCTGTTGCTGCTGTTTATTTAATTAGTATGGCAACTGGTAAGAAACATGAAAAGTGTCTGACTTTGATTCTTTCGGGGATGATTGTAGCTACGGTGTTTGCTGCTTTAACTTCGTTGCTAAAATACATTGCTGATCCCGAAGATGCACTTCCTTCAATTGTATATTGGTTGATGGGAGGTTTATCGGATATTCAGTTACCCGATTTGAAGTTTATTACTGTTGTATCCATTGCTGGCCTGGTGATGCTATCCTTATCGGGGTGGAAACTGGATATGCTTTCTTTTGGTGATGAAGAGGCACAAACATTAGGTATTAACGTAGAACGATTCCGATTTGTTGTTGTTACAGTAGCTACTTTAATGACAGCATCGGCTGTTAGTATTAGTGGTATTATTGGTTGGGTCGGACTGGTTATTCCGCATATATCACGCATGTTGGTGGGATCGAAAAACGCGGTATTATTACCGGCTTCCTTTTTTATAGGAGGATTATTTTTACTGATAGTCGATAATTTTAGTCGCTCTGTCACTAACCTTGAAATCCCTTTGGGTATCACCACATCATTAGTGGGAGCTCCATTTTTCATTTTCATCTTAATAAAAACATCAAAAAAGCCTTGA
- a CDS encoding TonB-dependent receptor yields MLCKIVLCQNRLAGTVFTSDDKAIPYAVVSTLMGNSCMCDASGNYHLEITTDDNCILASAYGYKTDTLLLTDVSNSVDFKLELMRFDINEVRVVTRQNVEQKSMVSAVSIGKTEMEPLNPQNVSQILQNTPGFTNRTGYQSPLTLRGFSGKRILVLRNGNRRFSSYPAGVMSHTINVYDLERIEVEKGAASVVYGAGAMAGIINLVDKSPFKQKGFNGRFITGYGSVNNEQNYLACGGWSDGKFAVKGAVRYRKADDFRFADGSIAENSFYQDNDVFITSGYRFSDDHSIVVSFDMHNGGPWGKPVGFNGSDYMRVRTEKEYTNNYSLKYEGRDLGLFSHLEWNLFYSDESRELVKDFYTAAGYQLSYTEITNFSDYNYGSHLKTDIDINEKFKITAGAEGYSFHISTPVDAVDYIEEIAFENRVCKDARSYNSGIYVENKYDLTKNSKLVGGIRYNYSAVYEGELHHPEEDERQDEKSAVTGNLSASVTTGKRTKLKMNIARSFRFPEVSELYADSYTSNGVVYGNPDLTAEYCYSLDLAFNYKKEWFGFELSPFIWFMDDMIARTELKGMVGTNFTYTNIGQTRIFGGEAQCNFHFKELLKTSDKLSLWLGFAYLNGTDITESASFKEGEPLDFVPPFNFKANLNYQVSFNDKLKLEAGFRSIYYTEQKQLGEFSYATPSYWIMQGNLGATYLKSTIRPKLNLSVNNLFNKEYYSYQAYLPSEGRDIRFFLTLNF; encoded by the coding sequence ATGCTGTGTAAGATCGTACTCTGTCAAAATCGGTTGGCAGGTACGGTTTTTACTAGCGACGATAAAGCTATTCCTTATGCTGTCGTTAGCACACTTATGGGTAATAGCTGTATGTGCGATGCCAGCGGAAATTATCATCTTGAAATTACCACTGACGATAACTGTATTCTGGCTTCTGCTTACGGATATAAAACGGATACGCTGTTATTAACGGATGTATCAAATTCGGTTGACTTCAAATTGGAGTTAATGCGATTTGATATCAATGAAGTAAGAGTGGTTACGCGTCAGAATGTAGAACAAAAAAGCATGGTTTCAGCGGTTTCTATCGGAAAAACAGAGATGGAACCGCTGAATCCTCAAAATGTATCACAGATACTTCAAAATACACCAGGGTTTACCAATCGCACCGGGTATCAGTCGCCTCTTACGCTCCGTGGTTTTTCTGGAAAGCGCATACTGGTATTACGTAATGGTAATCGCAGATTCAGTTCTTATCCGGCCGGTGTTATGTCGCACACTATTAATGTTTACGATCTGGAACGAATTGAAGTAGAAAAAGGAGCAGCTTCGGTTGTGTATGGTGCAGGAGCCATGGCCGGAATTATTAACCTGGTAGATAAATCACCATTCAAGCAAAAAGGCTTTAACGGACGTTTTATTACTGGTTATGGATCAGTTAATAATGAGCAAAATTATCTGGCATGTGGAGGATGGAGCGATGGGAAATTTGCCGTAAAAGGAGCAGTTCGTTATCGTAAAGCAGATGATTTCCGCTTTGCCGATGGATCAATAGCCGAGAATAGTTTTTATCAGGATAACGATGTTTTTATTACTTCCGGATATCGTTTTTCAGATGATCATAGCATCGTAGTTTCGTTTGATATGCACAATGGTGGCCCATGGGGTAAACCAGTTGGTTTTAATGGTTCTGATTATATGCGAGTGCGCACCGAAAAAGAATACACCAATAATTATTCATTAAAATACGAAGGAAGAGATTTAGGATTATTCAGTCATCTGGAATGGAATCTTTTTTATTCTGATGAAAGCAGGGAGTTAGTGAAGGATTTCTATACAGCAGCTGGTTACCAATTATCATACACCGAAATCACAAACTTCTCTGATTATAATTATGGGAGTCATCTTAAAACAGATATCGATATCAATGAAAAGTTTAAGATAACAGCAGGTGCCGAAGGATATAGTTTTCATATTTCAACGCCTGTTGATGCTGTTGATTACATTGAAGAAATCGCCTTTGAAAACAGAGTGTGCAAAGATGCACGGTCATATAATTCAGGCATATATGTGGAAAATAAATATGACCTAACCAAAAATAGCAAGCTGGTTGGAGGAATCAGATATAATTATTCTGCTGTTTATGAAGGAGAATTGCATCATCCCGAAGAAGATGAACGTCAGGATGAAAAAAGTGCGGTAACAGGCAACCTGTCAGCCTCGGTTACAACAGGCAAGCGTACAAAGCTTAAAATGAATATTGCCCGATCCTTCCGTTTTCCTGAAGTGTCGGAATTATATGCTGATAGCTATACATCCAATGGAGTTGTTTATGGTAATCCTGATTTAACAGCCGAATATTGTTATAGTCTGGATTTGGCTTTTAACTATAAGAAGGAATGGTTTGGTTTTGAGTTAAGCCCTTTTATCTGGTTTATGGATGATATGATTGCCCGCACAGAATTGAAAGGCATGGTCGGAACTAATTTTACCTATACTAATATTGGTCAGACACGAATTTTTGGTGGCGAAGCACAATGTAACTTTCATTTTAAAGAGCTTCTAAAAACTAGCGACAAACTTAGTTTATGGCTTGGATTTGCATATCTGAATGGAACAGATATTACCGAATCAGCATCTTTTAAAGAAGGTGAACCACTTGATTTTGTTCCTCCATTTAACTTTAAAGCCAATCTTAATTACCAGGTTTCTTTTAATGATAAACTAAAGTTGGAGGCTGGTTTTCGTTCTATTTATTATACAGAGCAAAAGCAATTGGGCGAATTTTCGTACGCCACACCATCCTACTGGATTATGCAAGGAAACCTTGGCGCCACTTATTTGAAATCGACGATCAGACCCAAACTGAATTTATCAGTTAACAACCTTTTTAACAAGGAATATTACAGCTATCAGGCATATTTGCCTAGCGAAGGCAGAGATATACGGTTTTTTCTAACTCTTAATTTTTAG